GCGCGCACTTCACCGACGGCTACATTCTCGGCCTGATCGGTATCGCTTTCACCCTGCTCAGCCCGCAGATGCACCTCGATGCATTCTGGCAAGGCTTGATTGGCGCCTCGGCACTGATTGGCTTGTTCCTCGGCAGCCTGTTCTTCGGCTGGATCTCCGACAGGGTCGGCCGACAGAAAATCTTCCTCGTCAGTTTTGTGCTGATCACCATTGCCTCGATGATGCAGTTCTACGCTGAAACTGCGATGCAACTGTTTCTCTGCCGGGTGCTGATCGGCATCGGACTGGGCGGCGACTTCAGCGTCGGCCACGCAATGCTCGCCGAGTTCTCGCCAAAAAAACATCGGGGTGTGTTGCTCGGTTCATTCAGCGTTATCTGGACTTTCGGCTATGTCGCGGCGACCTTCGTCGGCACTGCGATGCTCCACCTCGGCGATGACGCCTGGCGCTGGATGCTGGCCTCTTCAGCCATCCCGGCAGCGTTCATCCTGATCGCGCGGATTGGCACGCCCGAGTCACCGCGCTGGTTGGTTAATCAGGGGCGGGTCGCCGAAGCACGGGCGATCGTCAAAAAACACCTGGGCGATAACGTCGAACTCGACGAAAGCCGCTCCACTGAAACCCGTTCCGGCTACGCGGTGCTGTTCAGCCGCGAATACCGCAAGCGCACGGCGTTCAACTGCCTGTTCTTCGTTTGCATCGTGATGCCGTACTTTGCGATCTACACGTTCCTGCCGTCGATTCTGCAGAAGATGGGCTTGGCCGAGGGCTTTGGCACCGAGCTGATGCTGAATATGCTGCTGATCCTCGGCGCGTTGATCGGGATCTGGTGCACGGTGAAATTCTCGCGCCGGGGCTTCCTGATCAACTCGTTCATCATCCTCGCGGTGGCGTTGTTCTTGTTGGCGGCGTTGCCGGGCAGTGCGGCGTTTCTGATGGTGCTGGTGTTCGGCGTGTTCACGCTGGTGCTGTCGGCGGTGAGCAACCTGGTGGGCGTGTTCCCGGCCGAGAGTTTCCCGACCGAAGTGCGGGCCAGCGGGATAGGACTGGCAACAGCAGTGAGTCGCCTGGGCTCGGCGGTCAGCACCTTTCTGTTGCCGGTGAGCGTGGCCGGGATTGGCTTGAGTCCGACCATGGGCATCCTGGCGACGATTCTCGCACTGGGCGCGATCATTTCCTGGGCCTGGGCGCCGGAGACCAAATCCCTGACGCTGAGCCAGGCGTGCAAGGCGCAGAGCCCGGTGGAGAGCGGTGCGACAGCCACAACAAAGGTTGCAGCCCCAGTCTAAAAAACACCGACATCCCACATTGGGATGTCGGTGTTTCACGGCTTACCGACCAACCCCAACCACTGCGTAAACAACCGCACCTTCGACAATTCCTGCTTATCATTCGCCACATCCAGCCAATACCCATAAGGCCCGAGCACTTCCACCGCAGTGATCGGCAACAGGCTGCCATTCGCCAACTCCTTTTCAATCATCTGCCGGTCAATCACCGCCAATCCACCACCGGCCAGTGCCGTGTGAATCACTTGGTCCAGCGTGCTGAATTCCAGCCCTTGCCCGGCCTCTACATCTTCGCGGCCCATCACCGCCAACCAGTTCTCCCACACCTTCAAGCGCTTGCCGTTATGCAGGATGTGCAGCAGCGGGAACTGTCGCAGATCTGGCGGCTGGCCGTTGACGAACAACTCCGGGCTGGCCACCGCCATGTGCCGTTCCATCACCAGCAACTGACTGCTGCAATGGTTGGCCGCATCGAGGCCGAAACGAATGTGGCAGTCGATTTCCGCGAGGCTGTCGTAGCCGTTCTGATGGGTCACGCTGAGGCTGATGTCCGGGTAGCGTTGGCAGAATGTGCGCAGGTGCGCCGACAACCAGCGCGTGGCCCAAGTCGGTGGTGCGACGATGCGCAGGTGTTGGCGCAGGTTGGGCACACGCACCGCTTGCAGGGCGCGTTCGACGTGGTCGAACGCATCGCTCAATTGCGGGGAGAGGGCGAGGCCGGTTTCGGTCAGCGACAGGCCTCGGGGTGTGCGGATGAATAGCGTCACACCGAGATAATCCTCAAGCTGCTTGATCTGACGGCTGACCGCGCCTTGGGTGACGTTCAACCCCAAAGCCGCCTGGCTGAAACTGCGATGCCGTGCGACTTCTTCAAAGACGCGCAGCATGTTGAGCGAAGGCAGTTGACGCATGAAAGGGTGACTCCGGACCTGATACCGACGCCGGGAAACGTCGGGCAGGCTTATTGTTTTTGTTGAGGGTTTTGTAGGGCGTATCTGACACCTCTGGCACAGGCTGATGCAAGTGCTGTTTGGGCTGACGTTTTCGCGAGCAAGTCCGCTCCCACCGGTTATGCGCTAAACCTGCGGGAGCGGGCTTGCGTGCGAAGAGACCTCGAGAACCTCCAAAATAATCGGGATCAGAAGTAATACCCAATGTTCG
The nucleotide sequence above comes from Pseudomonas sp. AB6. Encoded proteins:
- a CDS encoding MFS transporter; translated protein: MSAQPIKIDDLPIGRFHIKIAGLTFGAHFTDGYILGLIGIAFTLLSPQMHLDAFWQGLIGASALIGLFLGSLFFGWISDRVGRQKIFLVSFVLITIASMMQFYAETAMQLFLCRVLIGIGLGGDFSVGHAMLAEFSPKKHRGVLLGSFSVIWTFGYVAATFVGTAMLHLGDDAWRWMLASSAIPAAFILIARIGTPESPRWLVNQGRVAEARAIVKKHLGDNVELDESRSTETRSGYAVLFSREYRKRTAFNCLFFVCIVMPYFAIYTFLPSILQKMGLAEGFGTELMLNMLLILGALIGIWCTVKFSRRGFLINSFIILAVALFLLAALPGSAAFLMVLVFGVFTLVLSAVSNLVGVFPAESFPTEVRASGIGLATAVSRLGSAVSTFLLPVSVAGIGLSPTMGILATILALGAIISWAWAPETKSLTLSQACKAQSPVESGATATTKVAAPV
- a CDS encoding LysR substrate-binding domain-containing protein encodes the protein MRQLPSLNMLRVFEEVARHRSFSQAALGLNVTQGAVSRQIKQLEDYLGVTLFIRTPRGLSLTETGLALSPQLSDAFDHVERALQAVRVPNLRQHLRIVAPPTWATRWLSAHLRTFCQRYPDISLSVTHQNGYDSLAEIDCHIRFGLDAANHCSSQLLVMERHMAVASPELFVNGQPPDLRQFPLLHILHNGKRLKVWENWLAVMGREDVEAGQGLEFSTLDQVIHTALAGGGLAVIDRQMIEKELANGSLLPITAVEVLGPYGYWLDVANDKQELSKVRLFTQWLGLVGKP